From Kangiella sp. TOML190, one genomic window encodes:
- a CDS encoding aldehyde dehydrogenase family protein: MDFLKELGIQDINQSASWGQGYTDTQDAGIIESYNPATGELIAKVYASSATDYEKVMTEAEAAFAEWRRVPAPLRGELVRKIGDALRKHKDALGSLVAAEMGKIKAEGDGEVQEMIDMADFAVGQGRMLYGKTMHSERPEHRMYEQWHPLGITGVMSAFNFPVAVWSWNAFIAAICGNTTVWKPSPKTPLCAIAVQNICNQVLEAEGLKGIFGLFIDTDENQLANKFIEDTRVKKMSFTGSSVVGRMVGVKVAERMGKCLLELSGNNALIVDESADLNLAVPSIVFGSVGTGGQRCTTTRRLIVHRSRMDEVVNAIVKGYGQVKIGNPLDSDTLMGPLIDEQAVQNFENSVAKAKEAGGEVLFGGKRIDGPGHFIEPTIIKAENHWDVVQSETFAAILYVMPFDTIEGAIAMQNHSKAGLSSAIFTNHVPNAEKFLSSVGSDCGIANVNIGTSGAEIGGAFGGEKETGGGREAGSDAWKAYMRRQTNTIFWGDTPTLAQGITFDLG; encoded by the coding sequence ATGGATTTCTTAAAAGAGCTAGGCATTCAAGATATCAATCAATCGGCGAGCTGGGGCCAAGGTTACACCGACACTCAAGACGCGGGCATTATTGAATCTTATAACCCTGCTACTGGCGAATTAATCGCGAAAGTTTACGCAAGCTCGGCCACCGACTACGAAAAAGTGATGACCGAAGCCGAGGCAGCATTCGCCGAGTGGAGAAGAGTCCCTGCCCCATTGCGTGGTGAATTAGTTCGTAAAATTGGCGATGCCCTTAGAAAACATAAAGACGCTTTAGGTAGCTTGGTGGCTGCTGAAATGGGCAAAATCAAAGCCGAAGGCGATGGCGAAGTTCAAGAAATGATCGATATGGCGGATTTCGCCGTTGGCCAAGGCCGTATGCTTTACGGTAAAACCATGCACTCGGAGCGCCCAGAGCATCGTATGTACGAGCAGTGGCACCCGCTTGGGATCACTGGTGTTATGTCGGCTTTTAACTTCCCTGTAGCGGTTTGGTCTTGGAATGCGTTTATTGCGGCCATTTGTGGCAACACTACCGTTTGGAAACCGTCTCCAAAAACTCCTTTGTGCGCAATCGCTGTACAAAACATCTGTAACCAAGTTTTAGAAGCTGAAGGCCTTAAAGGCATTTTCGGCTTGTTTATCGATACGGATGAAAACCAACTTGCGAATAAATTTATCGAAGACACCCGCGTTAAAAAGATGTCATTCACAGGCTCTAGCGTAGTTGGTCGTATGGTTGGAGTTAAAGTTGCTGAGCGCATGGGGAAATGTTTGCTTGAGCTTTCGGGTAATAATGCGTTAATTGTTGACGAGAGCGCAGACTTAAACCTAGCAGTGCCGTCCATCGTATTCGGCTCGGTTGGTACTGGCGGTCAGCGCTGTACTACTACTCGCCGTTTAATCGTTCACCGCAGCCGTATGGACGAAGTGGTAAACGCTATCGTTAAAGGTTATGGCCAAGTAAAAATCGGCAATCCGTTAGATTCTGATACCTTAATGGGCCCACTAATCGACGAGCAAGCGGTTCAAAACTTCGAAAACTCTGTCGCTAAAGCTAAAGAAGCCGGCGGCGAAGTTTTATTCGGTGGTAAACGCATCGATGGCCCTGGTCATTTCATTGAACCAACCATCATCAAAGCAGAAAACCACTGGGATGTTGTTCAATCTGAAACTTTCGCAGCGATTTTATACGTGATGCCATTCGATACCATCGAAGGAGCTATCGCCATGCAAAACCATTCAAAAGCCGGTCTTTCTTCGGCTATCTTCACTAACCATGTGCCTAACGCTGAGAAATTCTTGTCGTCTGTGGGCTCTGACTGCGGCATCGCTAACGTTAACATTGGCACTTCCGGTGCTGAGATTGGTGGCGCCTTCGGTGGCGAGAAAGAAACTGGCGGCGGTCGTGAAGCTGGCTCTGACGCTTGGAAAGCCTATATGCGTCGTCAGACCAACACCATTTTCTGGGGCGATACCCCAACCCTAGCGCAAGGCATTACTTTCGATCTAGGCTAA
- a CDS encoding PadR family transcriptional regulator — translation MSLQHILLGILQEPKSGYDVKKMFDEIFSNFWSAELSQIYPQLKKLADKGKLSIFEEASNKGPNKKVYQTTQQGIEDLVAWIEQGPAVHTERHAYLAQTFFLNSLDATEKKLEFMQSLHQEMQQWHQQLSHTLEQAKKETDNFPYDLPDEQFYPLLTLMMGVKKVGAIVDWCQEATELIKLRL, via the coding sequence TTGAGTTTACAACATATTTTATTGGGGATTTTGCAAGAACCGAAAAGTGGTTACGATGTAAAAAAAATGTTTGATGAGATATTTAGCAACTTCTGGTCCGCTGAATTATCGCAAATCTACCCGCAATTAAAAAAGCTTGCCGACAAAGGCAAGCTGTCTATCTTCGAAGAAGCCTCGAATAAAGGCCCCAATAAAAAGGTCTATCAAACTACTCAACAAGGGATTGAAGATCTGGTGGCTTGGATCGAGCAGGGACCAGCGGTGCACACCGAGCGCCATGCCTATTTGGCGCAAACGTTTTTTCTCAACAGTTTAGATGCTACCGAGAAAAAACTTGAATTTATGCAATCTCTGCATCAGGAAATGCAGCAATGGCATCAGCAGCTTAGCCATACTTTAGAGCAAGCAAAAAAAGAAACCGACAATTTTCCTTATGACTTACCCGATGAGCAGTTTTACCCATTGTTGACTTTAATGATGGGGGTGAAAAAAGTTGGCGCGATAGTTGACTGGTGTCAAGAGGCGACTGAATTGATAAAGCTACGGCTTTAA
- a CDS encoding EF-hand domain-containing protein encodes MKPLTEKHIAEVKESFAFFDRDNNGEIDVEEFEKLLKVLSPDATEAQAQRGFELIDENNDGHIDFDEFLEWWQTCWWEF; translated from the coding sequence ATGAAACCACTAACCGAAAAACACATCGCCGAAGTTAAAGAAAGCTTTGCCTTTTTTGACCGTGATAATAATGGCGAAATCGACGTTGAAGAGTTTGAAAAACTGCTAAAAGTATTAAGCCCCGACGCCACCGAAGCGCAAGCCCAACGCGGCTTTGAATTGATCGACGAAAACAACGACGGCCATATCGACTTTGACGAATTTTTAGAATGGTGGCAAACCTGCTGGTGGGAGTTTTAG
- a CDS encoding Glu/Leu/Phe/Val dehydrogenase, translating into MAVFNLRAYDSHEQVVFCRDVDSGLRAIICIHNTNLGPAVGGCRMWDYNSDEGALIDALRLSRGMTYKNAMAGLKMGGGKSVIIGNSKTMKSEELFRAFGRFVDKLSGKYITAEDVGINPNDMAIVNKETSHVLGLEGKSGDPSPVTAYGVYKGIKAAAKHKLGRDDLDGLKISVQGLGHVGYYLCEHLKKEGAQLIVTDINQDNLDRVVNDFGAKEVGINEIYEQEVDIYAPCALGATVNDNTLKRLNTKIIAGAANNQLAEDRHGDILMQRGILYAPDYVINAGGIINVNFEENYDQAKALEKVDEIYGTLTEVFEASDAEGRPTNVIADEIARRRVSAAKQ; encoded by the coding sequence ATGGCAGTTTTTAACCTAAGAGCATACGACTCACACGAGCAAGTGGTGTTTTGTCGCGATGTTGATTCTGGTTTAAGAGCAATTATCTGTATCCACAACACCAACCTTGGCCCAGCGGTCGGCGGTTGTCGTATGTGGGATTACAACTCTGACGAAGGCGCCTTAATCGATGCCTTACGCCTATCTCGCGGCATGACCTACAAAAATGCCATGGCGGGTTTGAAAATGGGTGGCGGTAAATCGGTTATTATCGGCAATTCTAAAACCATGAAGTCGGAAGAATTGTTCCGCGCTTTTGGCCGTTTCGTGGATAAATTAAGCGGCAAATACATTACAGCTGAAGACGTGGGCATTAACCCGAACGATATGGCTATCGTGAACAAGGAAACCTCGCACGTTTTAGGCCTTGAGGGCAAGTCGGGCGATCCTTCTCCTGTTACTGCCTATGGGGTGTACAAAGGTATTAAAGCCGCCGCTAAGCACAAATTAGGTCGTGATGATTTAGACGGTTTAAAAATCTCAGTGCAAGGTTTAGGCCATGTGGGTTATTACTTGTGTGAGCACCTGAAAAAAGAAGGCGCTCAATTAATCGTAACCGACATCAACCAAGATAACTTGGACCGTGTGGTGAATGATTTCGGTGCTAAAGAAGTTGGTATCAATGAAATCTACGAACAAGAAGTTGATATTTACGCTCCTTGTGCTTTGGGTGCCACGGTTAATGACAACACTTTAAAGCGTTTAAATACAAAAATCATCGCGGGCGCAGCGAATAACCAATTAGCAGAAGATCGCCATGGCGATATCTTAATGCAACGCGGTATTCTTTACGCTCCTGATTATGTTATTAACGCTGGCGGTATCATCAACGTAAACTTCGAAGAAAATTACGACCAAGCAAAAGCCTTGGAAAAAGTGGACGAAATCTACGGCACTCTTACTGAAGTATTCGAAGCTTCCGATGCCGAGGGCCGCCCAACGAACGTGATTGCCGACGAAATCGCAAGACGCCGTGTCTCTGCCGCTAAGCAATAA
- a CDS encoding DMT family transporter — MQTSFWRLIGLAIIAVFFMALVPVTIKQIQVDPWLVGFVRLAISVVGLYLIAKLLKQSVWSKKENWPAIMLIGFTFSIHWLSYFYSIQLSTASIAAIGVSTYGAHLLLLGWWFHGQKPTLFELSCVLLAFVGVYFVLPEFDLKNDMTLGLLLGVLSGALYACLPILHQKYRHINHQRRAFGQFFIAMWLFALGLPFLPAAEFELSKEAIMGLVILGVLSTLIGHSLWVKISTELNHVVTSIVYYLYVPIAMALSFFLLNEELTANKLIGAGLVICANIAGIYYRYRHSKTTNHA; from the coding sequence ATGCAAACTTCTTTTTGGCGTTTAATTGGCTTAGCCATCATCGCGGTCTTTTTTATGGCTTTGGTGCCGGTGACCATAAAGCAAATTCAAGTGGACCCTTGGCTGGTAGGTTTTGTGCGATTAGCAATAAGTGTGGTTGGTCTTTACCTCATTGCCAAGCTGCTTAAACAATCGGTTTGGTCGAAGAAAGAAAACTGGCCGGCGATTATGTTGATTGGCTTCACTTTTTCTATTCATTGGCTGAGCTATTTTTACAGTATCCAACTTTCCACAGCCTCTATCGCTGCTATTGGCGTTTCCACTTATGGTGCTCATCTGTTGCTTTTGGGTTGGTGGTTTCATGGGCAAAAGCCAACACTATTCGAGTTGAGTTGCGTGTTGCTGGCTTTTGTTGGGGTTTATTTTGTACTGCCCGAGTTTGATTTGAAAAACGATATGACTTTGGGTTTGTTGCTTGGCGTTCTATCGGGCGCTTTGTACGCCTGTTTGCCTATCTTGCACCAAAAATACCGTCATATTAATCATCAGAGAAGGGCATTTGGCCAGTTCTTTATTGCTATGTGGTTGTTTGCTCTCGGTTTACCATTTCTACCTGCTGCGGAGTTTGAGCTATCAAAAGAAGCCATTATGGGCTTGGTTATTTTAGGTGTTTTGAGCACCCTGATTGGCCATAGCTTGTGGGTTAAGATCTCCACCGAGCTTAACCATGTGGTCACCTCCATTGTTTACTACCTTTATGTACCGATCGCTATGGCGTTAAGTTTTTTCCTGCTAAATGAAGAACTTACAGCTAATAAACTCATCGGAGCGGGGCTTGTGATCTGCGCCAATATTGCTGGGATCTATTACCGCTATCGACATTCAAAAACCACCAATCACGCTTAG
- a CDS encoding saccharopine dehydrogenase family protein, with translation MSNIIVLGAGMVGSVMARDLSEKHDVTIADINKLTLKALKKRLTQVNTLELDSTNLEALKSAIEPFDMVVCGVPGHLGFVTLKNIIEAGKSVVDISFAPENCLELDYLAKKHDVTAVIDCGVAPGMDNLLLGFHKTRMEIDHFECLVGGLPKERRRPFEYKASFSPIDVIEEYMRPARFIAHGRTVTREPLSDRELVEFDKIGTLEAFNTDGLRSLMFTMKDIPNMKEKTLRYPGHVESIRTLKASGFFDKEPIQVNGMEISPLEFTSKVLINEWKLKPKEEEFTIMRVTIRGQEGGKQKEYIYELYDEYDKVKHETSMARTTGFTATAVTQLLLRGKFDKKGVFAPEHIGGHADCCKTVIDYLEERRVRYRLDENTLS, from the coding sequence ATGAGTAATATTATTGTTTTAGGTGCGGGAATGGTCGGTAGCGTGATGGCGCGTGACTTGTCGGAAAAACATGACGTGACCATTGCCGATATCAATAAACTTACCCTAAAAGCCCTAAAAAAACGTCTTACCCAAGTCAACACCTTGGAACTTGACAGCACCAACCTTGAAGCACTGAAAAGTGCAATCGAACCATTTGATATGGTGGTTTGCGGCGTTCCAGGGCATCTCGGCTTTGTGACCCTTAAGAATATTATTGAAGCTGGCAAAAGCGTGGTGGATATTTCTTTTGCCCCAGAAAATTGCTTGGAGCTGGATTATTTGGCCAAAAAACATGACGTCACCGCGGTTATTGATTGCGGCGTGGCACCGGGTATGGATAACCTCTTATTAGGCTTCCATAAAACCCGCATGGAAATAGACCATTTTGAATGTCTGGTCGGTGGCCTACCGAAAGAGCGCCGCCGTCCTTTTGAATATAAAGCCTCTTTTTCACCAATCGATGTGATCGAAGAATATATGCGCCCTGCCCGTTTTATTGCGCATGGGCGCACCGTAACCCGCGAGCCATTAAGCGATCGTGAGCTGGTGGAATTCGATAAAATTGGAACTTTAGAAGCCTTTAATACCGATGGCCTGCGCAGTTTGATGTTTACCATGAAAGACATTCCTAACATGAAGGAAAAAACCCTGCGCTATCCGGGCCATGTGGAATCAATCCGCACCCTAAAAGCCAGCGGTTTTTTCGATAAAGAGCCGATTCAGGTTAATGGCATGGAAATATCACCGCTAGAATTCACTTCAAAAGTGCTGATTAACGAATGGAAACTCAAACCCAAAGAAGAAGAATTTACCATTATGCGGGTGACCATTCGCGGCCAAGAAGGTGGCAAGCAAAAAGAATACATCTACGAGCTATACGACGAATACGATAAGGTTAAACACGAAACTTCCATGGCTCGCACCACTGGCTTTACCGCCACCGCGGTTACTCAACTGTTGCTGCGCGGCAAGTTCGACAAAAAAGGCGTCTTTGCGCCGGAACATATTGGCGGTCATGCCGATTGTTGCAAAACCGTGATTGACTATCTGGAAGAACGTCGGGTACGGTATCGGCTAGACGAAAACACCTTAAGCTAA
- the murJ gene encoding murein biosynthesis integral membrane protein MurJ yields the protein MANLLKSSTIVSFWTMMSRFLGLARDVVLAHIIGAEGRSDVFLVAQKIPNFLRRLFAEGAFATAFVPVFSEYYEKRSKTETLQLLSKVSGTLGGFLFIVTIIGVLGSQGLMAIFGFGFYVNDPDKFYHASELLKITFPYIFFISLVAMYSAVLNTLNKFAIPAFAPILLNVSIIGMAIWGVPYFSDSTYALAWGIFIAGVLQLLLFIPYLWKYGYLVKPQWAWKDSAVRRIMKLMLPVIFGASVSQINLLIDTQIATLLDEGSISWLYYSDRMLEFPLGIFGIAIATVLLPTLSKYFAKEDMQHFSGTLDWGLRMVLMIGIPAAIGLLWLAEPIMITVFQHGAFDAHDSFKAGQSLQAYSLGLIAFMMVKVFLTGFYSRQDPKTPVKIGIISVVSNIVLNLALFKPFGHVGLAVATSISAFINAILLYRYLHKHDHLQISKSTAIWILKLVIASGLLLAGLWYFDFSIDQWQAWTRIEAIGMIVATIGATIAAYGLLLVLMGVRPKDFRLAR from the coding sequence ATGGCAAATTTACTCAAATCCAGCACCATCGTTAGTTTCTGGACCATGATGTCACGCTTTTTAGGGCTGGCGCGGGATGTCGTTCTGGCACACATTATTGGCGCGGAAGGGCGCTCAGATGTGTTTTTGGTGGCGCAAAAAATTCCTAATTTTTTACGCAGGCTGTTTGCCGAAGGCGCTTTTGCTACCGCTTTTGTGCCAGTTTTTTCCGAATATTATGAAAAGCGCTCTAAAACAGAAACTTTACAACTGTTGAGCAAAGTTTCAGGTACTTTAGGCGGCTTTTTATTTATTGTTACCATTATAGGCGTCTTAGGTTCGCAAGGCTTGATGGCGATTTTCGGCTTTGGCTTTTATGTCAATGATCCGGATAAGTTTTATCATGCCTCCGAGCTGTTAAAAATCACCTTTCCTTATATCTTTTTTATCTCGCTGGTGGCCATGTACAGCGCGGTATTGAATACCCTGAATAAATTTGCCATTCCCGCTTTTGCGCCAATTTTATTGAACGTTTCGATAATCGGTATGGCGATTTGGGGAGTGCCGTATTTTAGCGATTCCACCTATGCTTTGGCTTGGGGTATTTTTATTGCAGGAGTTTTGCAGCTGCTGTTATTTATTCCTTACTTGTGGAAGTATGGTTATCTGGTCAAGCCGCAGTGGGCTTGGAAAGATAGCGCGGTAAGACGCATTATGAAGTTGATGCTGCCCGTTATTTTTGGCGCCTCAGTGAGTCAAATTAATTTGCTGATCGATACGCAGATCGCCACCTTGCTCGATGAAGGCAGTATTTCTTGGCTCTATTATTCCGATCGGATGCTCGAATTTCCTTTGGGTATTTTTGGTATTGCCATTGCCACGGTGTTACTGCCAACCCTGTCTAAATATTTCGCTAAAGAAGATATGCAGCACTTTAGCGGTACGCTTGATTGGGGCTTGCGGATGGTGTTGATGATTGGCATTCCAGCCGCTATAGGCCTTTTATGGCTGGCAGAACCGATCATGATCACGGTCTTTCAACATGGTGCTTTTGATGCGCACGATTCGTTTAAAGCAGGGCAGAGCTTACAAGCTTATTCTTTAGGGTTAATCGCCTTTATGATGGTAAAAGTTTTCCTTACGGGCTTTTATTCGCGCCAAGATCCAAAAACGCCGGTCAAGATTGGCATCATATCGGTAGTTAGTAATATCGTCTTAAATCTTGCCTTGTTTAAACCTTTTGGTCATGTGGGCTTAGCCGTTGCCACCAGCATTTCAGCCTTTATTAACGCCATTTTGTTGTATCGCTACCTACACAAACATGACCATTTGCAAATTTCAAAATCCACCGCCATTTGGATCTTAAAACTGGTTATTGCCAGTGGATTGTTACTGGCCGGATTATGGTATTTCGATTTCTCAATCGACCAATGGCAAGCTTGGACGCGTATTGAAGCCATTGGCATGATTGTGGCTACCATTGGCGCTACGATTGCTGCGTATGGCCTATTATTGGTTTTGATGGGGGTTCGCCCCAAGGATTTCAGGCTTGCGCGTTAA